A genomic region of Sphingobium sp. HWE2-09 contains the following coding sequences:
- a CDS encoding sensor histidine kinase, whose amino-acid sequence MRFNDLMQTVLAAEDRSGLGAVTLWRQCVDLLAQRDRPDRPAMAPQERGALLDRLSALRPQLTETQRIATVVELGSRLRSPSLVAFFANDRPSIAAAATARAQLPEAAWIDLLSHLTPTARGVLRGRRDIGAATRTALEAFGAHDLVLSTARQDMVGDSDMILTPDMQAEPDSLKALDTGAADAKATATVTPLRPQPGDEGQIRNLVDRIARYTSTRKPPEAANGDAFPVREPAPKDFAFETDAEGVLLWIDQGPRAALIGLTLGDIAMEGGSGPDAYVAGAFARRSGFQNGRYTIIGGAMAGEWRMSATPFFDTRSGRFQGYRGQARRPFLHEVANEPKPAAMAIAGLSADSLRQLVHELRTPLNAILGFAEIIEQELFGAAGVEYRDMAGKIAVDARHLLAAFDDLDLAARVSRGDGATVPQLIDPALLVTQVATRFRDQGDVPIDIVIAPGLPQVRIDPVQGERMVQHLLRTAVSVAAPDEAVTGACWFQPDGGAGRVVFAVDRPSTLSGMEEAQLLDPGYDARGDWADGPLLGLGFSLRLIRGLAATCGGGLAIEPARLLLTIPAVAAAGGMADHA is encoded by the coding sequence GTGCGTTTCAACGACCTGATGCAGACAGTGCTGGCGGCAGAAGACCGTAGCGGGCTGGGCGCGGTGACGTTGTGGCGGCAATGCGTCGACCTGTTAGCGCAGCGCGATCGACCCGACCGCCCGGCCATGGCCCCGCAGGAGCGGGGCGCTCTGCTCGATCGGTTGTCCGCCCTGCGGCCCCAATTGACCGAGACGCAGCGAATCGCGACCGTGGTGGAATTGGGCAGTCGTTTGCGATCGCCCAGCCTGGTCGCCTTCTTCGCCAATGATCGCCCGTCCATCGCCGCTGCCGCCACGGCGCGCGCGCAATTGCCGGAAGCGGCCTGGATCGATTTGCTGTCGCATCTGACCCCGACGGCACGCGGCGTCCTGCGCGGACGGCGCGATATCGGTGCGGCGACCCGCACCGCGCTGGAGGCGTTCGGTGCGCATGACCTGGTCCTGTCCACGGCGCGGCAGGACATGGTCGGCGACAGCGACATGATCCTGACCCCGGACATGCAGGCGGAACCGGACTCGCTGAAGGCGTTAGACACGGGGGCAGCCGACGCCAAAGCCACCGCAACGGTGACGCCGCTGCGCCCGCAGCCGGGCGATGAAGGCCAGATCCGCAATCTGGTCGACCGGATCGCCCGCTATACCAGCACGCGCAAGCCGCCGGAGGCCGCGAATGGCGATGCTTTTCCCGTCAGGGAACCAGCGCCCAAGGACTTCGCGTTCGAAACGGATGCGGAAGGCGTCCTCCTCTGGATCGATCAGGGGCCGCGCGCGGCGCTGATCGGCCTGACGCTGGGCGACATCGCGATGGAAGGCGGCAGCGGTCCCGACGCCTATGTCGCGGGTGCGTTTGCGCGCCGCAGCGGTTTTCAGAACGGGCGCTACACGATTATCGGTGGCGCGATGGCGGGCGAATGGCGCATGTCCGCCACGCCCTTTTTCGATACGCGATCCGGCCGTTTTCAGGGCTATCGCGGGCAGGCGCGCCGTCCGTTCCTGCATGAGGTCGCGAACGAACCCAAGCCCGCGGCCATGGCGATTGCCGGTTTGTCGGCAGACTCGCTGCGGCAACTCGTCCATGAATTGCGCACGCCGCTGAACGCGATATTGGGCTTTGCCGAGATCATCGAGCAGGAATTGTTCGGCGCGGCCGGTGTCGAATATCGCGACATGGCGGGCAAGATCGCGGTGGATGCGCGGCATTTGCTTGCGGCATTCGATGATCTGGACCTGGCGGCCCGCGTATCGCGCGGCGATGGCGCGACCGTGCCGCAACTGATCGACCCGGCGCTGCTGGTGACGCAGGTCGCCACCCGCTTTCGCGACCAGGGCGACGTGCCTATCGATATCGTTATCGCGCCCGGATTGCCGCAGGTGCGGATCGACCCGGTGCAGGGCGAACGGATGGTGCAGCATCTGCTGCGCACGGCCGTCTCCGTGGCGGCACCGGACGAAGCGGTGACGGGCGCCTGCTGGTTCCAGCCTGATGGCGGCGCGGGCCGGGTGGTGTTTGCTGTCGATCGGCCATCGACCCTCTCCGGCATGGAGGAAGCGCAATTGCTCGATCCGGGCTATGATGCGCGGGGCGACTGGGCCGATGGGCCGCTGCTGGGGCTGGGCTTTTCGTTGCGTTTGATTCGTGGACTGGCGGCGACATGCGGTGGCGGGCTGGCGATCGAACCGGCGCGGTTGCTGCTAACCATTCCTGCCGTCGCGGCGGCAGGCGGCATGGCCGATCACGCCTGA
- a CDS encoding Lrp/AsnC family transcriptional regulator encodes MAGPNIDDIDMQILGELQQDGRMTNVELARKVGLTAPPCLRRVRALEEAGAIKSYHAVVDPAMLGYTITVFAMVSLKSQAEDDLKAFQDHVASLPEVRECHMLNGEIDFILKVVARDLQSFQQFLTSKLTPAPNVVSVKTSLTIRTSKNQPGVPLPV; translated from the coding sequence ATGGCCGGCCCCAATATCGACGACATCGACATGCAGATCCTGGGCGAACTGCAACAGGATGGCAGGATGACCAATGTGGAATTGGCCCGCAAAGTCGGCCTGACCGCGCCACCCTGCCTGCGCCGCGTGCGCGCGCTGGAGGAAGCGGGGGCGATCAAATCCTATCATGCCGTCGTCGATCCGGCGATGCTGGGCTATACCATCACGGTCTTTGCAATGGTCAGCCTGAAGAGCCAGGCGGAGGATGACCTCAAGGCGTTCCAGGACCATGTCGCATCGCTTCCCGAAGTGCGCGAATGCCACATGCTGAACGGCGAAATCGACTTTATCTTGAAGGTCGTGGCGCGCGACCTGCAGAGCTTCCAGCAGTTCCTGACGTCGAAACTGACGCCAGCGCCCAATGTGGTCAGCGTAAAAACGTCGCTGACCATCCGCACGTCCAAGAACCAGCCCGGCGTTCCCCTTCCCGTTTAA
- the gyrA gene encoding DNA gyrase subunit A produces MTDETVLADPSDISPISIVEEMKASYLDYAMSVIVSRALPDVRDGLKPVHRRILFSAQESGFVYNRPYRKSARLVGEVMGKYHPHGDSSIYDALARMTQDWSMRVPLIDGQGNFGSMDPDPPAAMRYTEARLAKVATALLDDLDKDTVDFTPNYDASESEPQVLPARFPNLLVNGAGGIAVGMATNIPPHNLGEVLRACLAYIDNPEITTDELIAIVPGPDFPTAPLILGQSGARSAYHTGRGSIMMRSRHVVEEGRGDRQSIVLTAIPYQVGKNGLVEKIAEAAKDKRIEGISDIRDESSREGVRIVMDLKRDATPEVVLNQLWRNTPAQSSFPANMLAIRGGRPELLGLRDIIEAFVKFREEVITRRTKFELNKARDRAHILLGLVVAVSNLDEMVKIIRGSSSPAEAREKLLAREWPIGEIAPYIRLVEAIDTEISGDFYKLSDIQVRAILDLRLHRLTALGRDEIGKELSELADAIAEYLAILGDRVKLYAVMREELEAIEREFATPRLSEITAAADGIDDEDLIEREDMVVTVTVQGYIKRTPLESFRAQARGGKGRSGMATKDEDAVTEMFVTSTHTPVLFFSTAGKVYRMKVWRLPEGGPATRGRPMVNLLPLGPNETIRTVLPLPEDEDSWKDLHVMFATANGTVRRNSMDAFANVPSNGKLAMRFDEGSDDRLIGVALLTEEDDVLLATRQGKAIRFAATDVREFQSRTSTGVRGMTLKNDDEVISLSILHRSGADQEQREEYLRFAPWKPEKEGEMGDQSMFAAMKDGEQFILTVCANGYGKLSSAYDYRRTGRGGQGITNIDNIGRNGPVVASFAATQADQLMLVTDQAKLIRMGLDSLRVIGRNSAGVRLFDVAKDEHVVSAAKIEESEEATEVEATPEA; encoded by the coding sequence TTGACCGACGAGACTGTCCTCGCCGACCCTTCGGACATCAGCCCCATCTCCATCGTGGAGGAGATGAAGGCCAGCTATCTCGATTACGCCATGTCCGTCATCGTGTCCCGCGCCTTGCCGGACGTGCGCGATGGCTTGAAGCCGGTGCATCGCCGCATTCTCTTCTCCGCCCAAGAGTCGGGCTTCGTCTACAACCGCCCCTATCGCAAATCGGCGCGTCTGGTCGGTGAAGTCATGGGTAAATATCACCCCCATGGCGACAGTTCGATCTACGACGCCTTGGCCCGCATGACGCAGGACTGGTCGATGCGCGTGCCGCTGATCGACGGTCAGGGCAATTTCGGCTCCATGGACCCCGATCCGCCAGCCGCCATGCGTTACACCGAAGCGCGCCTGGCGAAGGTCGCGACCGCGCTGCTGGACGATCTCGACAAGGATACGGTCGACTTCACGCCCAACTATGACGCCTCGGAAAGCGAGCCGCAGGTGCTGCCCGCGCGCTTCCCCAATCTGCTCGTTAATGGCGCAGGCGGCATCGCGGTCGGCATGGCGACCAACATCCCGCCGCATAACCTTGGCGAAGTGCTGCGCGCTTGCCTTGCCTATATCGACAATCCGGAGATCACGACCGACGAACTGATCGCCATCGTCCCCGGTCCCGATTTCCCGACCGCGCCGCTGATCCTGGGTCAGTCCGGCGCGCGCAGCGCCTATCATACAGGCCGCGGCTCCATCATGATGCGTTCGCGCCATGTGGTGGAGGAAGGCCGCGGCGATCGCCAGTCGATCGTCCTGACCGCCATCCCCTATCAGGTCGGCAAGAACGGCCTGGTCGAAAAAATCGCCGAAGCCGCCAAGGACAAGCGGATCGAGGGCATCAGCGACATTCGCGACGAATCCAGCCGCGAAGGCGTGCGGATCGTCATGGACCTGAAGCGCGACGCGACCCCCGAAGTCGTCCTCAACCAGCTGTGGCGCAACACCCCGGCGCAATCGAGCTTCCCGGCTAATATGCTGGCGATCCGTGGCGGTCGCCCCGAATTGCTCGGCCTGCGCGACATCATCGAAGCCTTCGTCAAGTTCCGCGAAGAGGTCATCACCCGCCGCACCAAGTTCGAACTGAACAAGGCGCGCGACCGGGCGCATATCTTGCTGGGCCTGGTCGTCGCGGTCAGCAATCTCGACGAGATGGTGAAGATCATCCGTGGATCGTCCAGCCCCGCCGAAGCCCGCGAAAAGCTGCTGGCGCGCGAATGGCCGATCGGCGAAATCGCACCATATATCCGCCTGGTCGAAGCGATCGACACCGAAATTTCCGGCGACTTCTACAAGCTGTCGGACATTCAGGTCCGCGCCATCCTGGACCTGCGCCTGCATCGCCTGACCGCGCTCGGCCGGGACGAGATCGGCAAGGAATTGTCGGAACTGGCTGACGCCATCGCCGAATATCTCGCGATCTTGGGCGACCGGGTGAAACTCTACGCCGTGATGCGCGAAGAGCTGGAAGCGATCGAGCGCGAATTTGCGACGCCGCGCCTGTCGGAAATCACCGCCGCCGCCGACGGCATCGATGACGAGGATCTGATCGAGCGCGAGGATATGGTCGTCACCGTCACGGTGCAGGGCTATATCAAGCGCACCCCGCTCGAAAGTTTCCGAGCCCAGGCGCGCGGGGGCAAGGGCCGCTCGGGCATGGCGACCAAGGATGAGGACGCCGTCACGGAAATGTTCGTGACGTCGACCCATACGCCGGTGCTGTTCTTCTCGACCGCGGGCAAGGTCTATCGCATGAAAGTGTGGCGCCTGCCCGAAGGCGGCCCGGCGACGCGCGGGCGGCCGATGGTCAATCTGCTGCCGCTTGGTCCCAATGAAACCATCCGCACCGTGCTGCCGCTGCCCGAAGATGAGGATAGCTGGAAGGATTTGCACGTCATGTTCGCGACAGCGAACGGGACGGTGCGCCGCAACAGCATGGACGCCTTCGCCAACGTGCCCAGCAACGGCAAGCTGGCGATGCGCTTCGATGAAGGCAGCGACGATCGCCTGATCGGCGTCGCGCTGCTGACCGAGGAGGATGATGTGCTGCTGGCAACCCGTCAGGGCAAGGCGATCCGCTTCGCCGCCACCGACGTGCGCGAGTTCCAAAGCCGCACCTCCACCGGCGTGCGTGGCATGACGCTCAAAAATGACGATGAGGTGATTTCGCTCTCGATCCTGCACCGGTCCGGCGCGGATCAGGAACAGCGCGAGGAATATCTGCGCTTCGCCCCGTGGAAGCCTGAAAAGGAAGGCGAAATGGGCGATCAGTCCATGTTTGCGGCGATGAAGGATGGCGAGCAGTTCATCCTGACCGTCTGCGCGAACGGCTATGGCAAGCTGTCGTCCGCTTATGACTATCGCCGCACCGGTCGTGGCGGACAGGGCATCACCAATATCGACAATATCGGCCGCAACGGCCCGGTCGTCGCCAGCTTCGCCGCGACCCAAGCCGATCAGCTGATGCTGGTCACCGACCAGGCCAAGCTGATCCGCATGGGCCTCGACAGCCTGCGCGTCATCGGCCGCAATTCGGCGGGCGTCCGCCTGTTCGACGTGGCGAAGGACGAGCATGTCGTCAGCGCCGCAAAGATCGAGGAAAGCGAAGAAGCCACCGAGGTCGAGGCCACGCCCGAAGCATGA
- a CDS encoding DUF952 domain-containing protein: MSDLFAYKVLTAEQYAQFKADGVFKGAPIDLTDGYIHMSTRDQAAETVAKHFAGQDRLVMLMIDLAPFGDTVKWEESRGGALFPHLYGDLPISAVAGKVVLRIGDDGRHTFPAGF; this comes from the coding sequence ATGAGCGACTTGTTCGCCTATAAGGTGCTGACAGCGGAGCAATATGCCCAGTTCAAAGCCGACGGCGTGTTCAAAGGCGCGCCGATCGACCTGACCGACGGTTATATCCACATGTCGACCCGCGATCAGGCGGCCGAAACGGTCGCCAAGCATTTTGCCGGGCAGGATCGGCTGGTCATGCTGATGATCGACCTCGCCCCCTTCGGCGATACGGTAAAATGGGAGGAGTCGCGCGGCGGCGCACTCTTCCCGCACCTTTATGGCGACCTGCCGATCAGCGCGGTGGCAGGCAAGGTGGTGCTGCGCATCGGGGATGACGGGCGACACACATTCCCGGCGGGATTTTGA
- a CDS encoding IS30 family transposase: MGDCYGQLSLEERIEIYRLHAGGKSVQAIGAALGRAGSTISLELTRNGRPIGVWPGGYDALRAQTLAHWRRRRDKRFKLARQPDLRDLVRNRLAMGMSPEQIAGRLARDHGRTVISHESIYRYVYYRSSAKDYWHRLLPRRKSRRGWLGMRGGSPAGFIKRRRSIAERPHDVDDRQVPGHWEADYMLFSKAGQALLVAHERQSRYTLLVRPPNRKADSTATHLASLLEAIPAPLRKTLTIDNGTEFAFHYQLTDQLGIDTFFCDVHAPWQKGGIENAMGRLRRRLPRKTNLDATPETDIADAIQAYNHTPRKCLDFKTPAEAFCELQSYVALQS; the protein is encoded by the coding sequence ATGGGAGACTGTTACGGCCAGCTCAGCCTTGAAGAGCGGATCGAGATTTACCGCCTGCATGCAGGCGGTAAATCTGTGCAGGCGATCGGCGCTGCTCTTGGCAGGGCCGGATCGACGATCAGTCTTGAACTGACGCGCAATGGGCGACCGATCGGCGTTTGGCCTGGCGGTTATGATGCTCTGCGCGCCCAAACCCTGGCGCACTGGCGCAGGCGACGCGACAAGCGGTTCAAGCTGGCGCGCCAGCCGGACCTGCGCGATCTGGTGAGAAACCGCCTTGCGATGGGAATGTCCCCCGAACAGATCGCCGGCCGACTGGCGCGGGACCATGGTCGCACCGTCATCAGCCATGAGTCAATCTACCGCTACGTCTACTATCGTTCGTCCGCCAAGGATTACTGGCATCGCCTGCTCCCGCGCCGAAAGTCCCGCCGCGGCTGGCTTGGCATGCGCGGCGGCAGCCCTGCAGGCTTCATCAAGCGGCGCAGATCCATCGCCGAGCGTCCCCATGACGTCGACGATCGACAAGTTCCCGGCCATTGGGAAGCCGATTACATGCTATTCTCAAAGGCAGGGCAGGCGCTGCTCGTCGCGCATGAACGACAGTCTCGCTACACCCTGCTCGTGCGGCCGCCCAACCGAAAAGCCGACAGCACAGCAACCCATCTCGCCAGCCTGCTCGAAGCTATCCCTGCCCCGCTCAGGAAAACCCTGACCATCGACAATGGCACCGAATTTGCCTTCCACTACCAGCTTACCGATCAACTCGGCATCGATACCTTCTTTTGCGACGTCCACGCGCCCTGGCAAAAAGGCGGCATCGAAAACGCCATGGGTCGCCTCAGGCGACGCCTGCCACGCAAAACAAACCTCGACGCCACGCCCGAAACAGACATCGCAGACGCTATCCAAGCCTACAACCACACTCCCAGAAAATGCCTCGACTTCAAAACACCCGCTGAGGCATTCTGCGAACTCCAATCATATGTTGCACTTCAATCGTGA
- a CDS encoding glycosyltransferase, whose amino-acid sequence MLWVWFGLQALTVLGVVNYWHNLPKDRKVEAPDGAVVILSVRDDWDGGAALMARLKVQSAPFRLLIATSGACPAAAALAVQEGGWVQLVAAGVAQDEGQKVHKLRAALRALRPDDRYLVFIDADIEPPVRLVGRLLFPLVRGKADIATGYRLLLPSRGPMAALVGAVEMQLATLPRSASATMPWGGAMAMTRAVADRLDLDRALAGRLSDDMTIGLAGWRAKLRLRPVRDLLVASPLDGRAADLLGFGVRQYRHIVTNSVSMWALATGVVAVQAGAWVWALGWGGWVAVAVGYGAAWGRALVRRSIIVAVVEPDHAARAQRSLAWDIVAPFVVTWAHLVVQLLAVRSNRIRWGGWDYRVRGGKVAGMVRHP is encoded by the coding sequence ATGCTGTGGGTCTGGTTCGGGTTGCAGGCGCTGACCGTGCTGGGCGTGGTCAATTACTGGCACAATCTGCCGAAGGACCGGAAAGTCGAAGCGCCCGATGGTGCGGTGGTCATTCTGAGCGTGCGGGACGATTGGGATGGCGGCGCGGCGTTGATGGCGCGGCTGAAGGTGCAGAGCGCGCCGTTCCGTTTACTCATTGCGACATCGGGAGCGTGTCCCGCGGCGGCGGCGCTGGCGGTGCAGGAAGGCGGCTGGGTGCAGTTGGTGGCAGCCGGGGTGGCGCAGGATGAAGGGCAGAAGGTGCACAAGCTGCGCGCGGCGCTGCGGGCGCTGCGGCCGGACGATCGCTATCTTGTCTTTATCGATGCGGACATAGAGCCGCCCGTTCGGCTGGTGGGGCGACTGCTGTTTCCGCTGGTGCGGGGCAAGGCGGATATCGCCACGGGCTATCGGCTGCTGCTGCCATCGCGCGGGCCGATGGCGGCGCTGGTCGGGGCGGTGGAGATGCAGTTGGCGACGCTGCCCCGGTCCGCCAGCGCGACCATGCCCTGGGGCGGGGCGATGGCGATGACGCGGGCGGTGGCGGATCGGCTCGACCTTGATCGAGCGTTGGCGGGGCGGCTGTCCGACGACATGACAATCGGGCTGGCCGGATGGCGCGCGAAGCTGCGGCTGCGGCCGGTGCGCGATCTGCTGGTGGCCAGTCCGCTGGATGGGCGCGCTGCCGATCTGCTGGGCTTTGGCGTGCGGCAATATCGCCATATCGTGACCAATAGCGTCAGCATGTGGGCGCTGGCGACCGGGGTCGTGGCGGTGCAGGCGGGGGCTTGGGTCTGGGCCTTGGGTTGGGGCGGCTGGGTCGCTGTTGCGGTCGGTTATGGCGCGGCGTGGGGGCGGGCGCTGGTGCGCCGCTCGATCATCGTTGCGGTGGTAGAGCCGGACCATGCGGCTCGCGCCCAGCGGTCGCTGGCTTGGGATATCGTCGCGCCGTTCGTGGTGACCTGGGCGCATCTGGTGGTGCAATTGCTGGCGGTCAGGTCGAACCGCATCCGCTGGGGCGGGTGGGACTATCGGGTCAGGGGCGGCAAGGTGGCGGGAATGGTGCGCCATCCTTAA